A single Carassius carassius chromosome 3, fCarCar2.1, whole genome shotgun sequence DNA region contains:
- the wdr76 gene encoding WD repeat-containing protein 76, which produces MDENKIDLSLKTIQLLQERTPLHDPGMDGPVRRTSRRIREKQNQEKNQILSPKCLTFNSETNDNEEEDIEEAEVNNKESLPGYREGLSKYELERLENIRQNQAFLNSLNLPEISEALRPKSKPTQKGLKREKTETEMLPVRKSLRLQNKGPRTTLTLDTTSYAAREPEENPQKNPGPIPLDPINMDQHVRLPEDLVKLWNEVPLKKVTGTSDLISYQQMLQKLSINDSWVVKVVKDRICSAAFHPTSSNLLMAAGDKSGHLGLWKPDASWGNDGVIYFEPHSRAITSMAFSSHPCNLITVSYDGSARSMDLEKAVFDEVYRSSSGLKSFDFLSTDCSTLLLCEWNGDVAVVDRRTEKINESLYTMAANPLRCVHVHPVQQHYFVVAESRFVNTYDLRHLKRTNNLAVGELNGHSRSVSSAFFSPLTGNRVLTTCMDNTIRVFDTSLINGRSPVLKSITHNMQTGRWLSKLSAVWDPKQQDCFVIGSVDRPRRIQVYHESGRCLHTFRNMDHLTTVCSITAFHPSRNTLLGGNSSGRLHIFTDHF; this is translated from the exons ATGgatgaaaataaaattgatttaagTTTAAAGACGATACAACTTTTACAG GAGAGGACACCGCTTCATGATCCAGGAATGGACGGGCCCGTGCGTCGGACATCCCGGAGAATCCGagaaaaacaaaaccaagaaaaGAACCAAATTTTATCCCCAAAATGTCTGACATTTAACTCTGAG ACAAATGACAATGAGGAAGAAGATATTGAAGAGGCAGAAGTAAATAATAAGGAATCTCTTCCA ggttaCCGTGAGGGTTTGTCTAAATATGAGCTGGAGCGACTGGAGAATATCAGACAGAACCAGGCCTTCCTCAATTCCCTGAATTTACCTGAG ATTTCTGAAGCTCTGAGACCCAAGTCGAAACCTACTCAGAAAGGCCTGAAAAG GGAAAAGACAGAAACAGAGATGCTCCCTGTTCGCAAGTCACTACGGTTACAGAATAAGGGTCCTCGGACCACCCTTACTCTAGACACAACCTCTTATGCAGCCAGAGAGCCT GAAGAAAACCCCCAAAAAAACCCAGGACCCATACCACTCGATCCAATCAACATGGATCAGCATGTCAGGTTGCCAGAAGATTTGGTAAAACTCTGGAATGAG GTCCCATTAAAAAAAGTAACGGGAACATCAGATTTGATATC GTACCAACAAATGCTGCAGAAATTATCTATCAATGACAGCTGGGTGGTGAAAGTTGTGAAAGATCGGATCTGTTCAGCGGCTTTTCATCCCACCTCTTCCAACTTGCTTATGGCAGCAGGAGACAAGTCGGGCCACCTGGGGCTCTGGAAGCCG GATGCTAGTTGGGGCAATGATGGTGTAATCTACTTTGAACCTCATTCTCGTGCAATTACCAGCATGGCCTTCTCATCTCACCCTTGCAACCTCATCACAGTGAGCTATGATGGCTCTGCACGCAGCATGGATCTGGAGAAAGCAGTGTTTGATGAG GTGTATCGCTCATCCTCTGGCCTGAAAAGTTTTGACTTTTTGTCAACTGACTGCTCCACTTTATTACTTTGTGAATGGAATGGGGATGTTGCCGTCGTTGACCGTAGAACTGA GAAAATAAATGAATCTCTGTATACTATGGCTGCAAATCCTCTGCGCTGTGTTCATGTCCATCCTGTGCAACAGCACTACTTTGTAGTGGCAGAGAGCAG aTTTGTAAACACATATGACTTGCGCCATCTGAAAAGAACAAACAATCTAGCAGTTGGTGAACTCAACGGTCACAGCCGCAGTGTCTCCAGTGCCTTTTTCTCCCCACTCACAGGGAACAGAGTTCTGACCACTTGTATGGACAACACGATCAG GGTGTTTGACACTTCCCTAATTAATGGTAGATCTCCTGTCCTAAAATCAATTAC GCACAACATGCAGACGGGTCGGTGGTTGTCCAAGCTAAGTGCAGTATGGGACCCCAAGCAGCAGGACTGTTTTGTGATTGGCAGCGTGGACAGGCCTCGCCGAATTCAGGTATATCACGAGAGCGGTCGCTGCCTTCACACTTT
- the LOC132120191 gene encoding retinol dehydrogenase 11-like — MQDYTKAVKGFVEEHPTGVTAVLVTGVGVFALRRWLAGGVCRSKARLDGKTVLITGANTGIGKETAVDMAKRGARVILACRDMGRANKAADEVRKRSGNGNVVVKMLDLASLQSVRALAKDVQQTEQRLDILINNAGVMMCPQWKTDDGFEMQFGVNHLGHFLLTNLLLDVLKTSTPSRVVNVSSLAHERGKIHFDDINLEKNYDPSISYQQSKLANVLFTRELAVRLKGTGVTTYALHPGVIHTELGRYFLPSLPLWKRLLFLPFFFFVKTPLQGAQTTIYCAVDESLQYTSGLYYSDCALKEAAPQGRDDAAAHRLWDLSASMVGLA; from the exons GTGTCGGGGTCTTCGCCCTGCGGAGGTGGCTGGCCGGAGGAGTCTGCCGCAGCAAAGCACGCTTGGACGGTAAAACTGTTCTGATAACGGGAGCCAACACTGGTATCGGCAAAGAGACAGCGGTGGACATGGCCAAGAGAG GTGCAAGGGTCATCCTGGCTTGCCGAGATATGGGCAGAGCCAACAAAGCAGCAGATGAAGTCAGAAAGAGGAGTGGAAATGGCAACGTGGTTGTGAAGATGCTGGATCTGGCCTCCTTGCAGTCTGTCCGAGCTCTGGCCAAAGATGTACAGCAGACTGAACAGAGACTGGATATTCTCATTAATAATGCTG GGGTAATGATGTGCCCACAGTGGAAGACGGATGATGGCTTTGAGATGCAGTTTGGTGTGAACCATCTGGGTCATTTCCTGCTTACCAACTTACTTCTGGACGTGTTGAAGACATCAACACCCAGCCGTGTTGTCAATGTTTCTAGCCTGGCCCACGAAAGAG GCAAGATTCATTTTGATGATATAAACCTGGAGAAAAACTATGATCCATCAATAAGCTATCAACAGAGCAAGCTGGCCAATGTTCTGTTCACCCGTGAACTAGCTGTCAGACTGAAAG GCACAGGAGTGACAACTTATGCTCTTCATCCTGGGGTGATCCATACAGAGCTGGGCCGATACTTTTTGCCCTCTTTGCCTCTATGGAAGAGGCTTTTGTTCTTgccttttttcttctttgtcAAAACACCTTTGCAGGGTGCACAGACCACCATCTACTGTGCGGTGGATGAGAGTCTGCAGTATACCAGTGGCCTTTACTACAG TGATTGTGCCCTGAAAGAGGCAGCTCCTCAGGGTAGGGATGATGCTGCAGCCCACAGACTGTGGGATCTCAGTGCTTCCATGGTGGGCTTGGCTTGA